The Paenibacillus sp. MBLB1832 genome has a window encoding:
- a CDS encoding glycosyl hydrolase family 18 protein, with product MRRLILISLLLLFIVETVSSSETKKINISYLYFGSPSSYLNQIDLTKNTLTAVSPNYLDIVANGELEITWKLDTSFISEMHRRGIKVVPFLSNHWDKPNGIAAVDQNAEKITTDIAAAVSKYGFDGINVDIEGVGDAYRAKFTTFVQKIRAKIPAGKEVSVAVAANPQGWTTGWQGFYDYNELAKTSNYLMVMSYDESYDGGPSGPVASIDFFEKSLTYTINQGVPKSKIVMGVPFYGRIWKLDGPTLNGDNVQGLGVSNNKVAGILQKFGASESYDKVKQSPYCNITIPAGQSTFVASTELTAGNYMLWYENETSIKQKILVSNQYGVAGNGSWSLYQETPATWDYFARWQNGTYFADVSRTYWALDPIMFVSSKNWMTGNSTTFSPEQNLSRAQAATILVRALELTPKGSTNPFIDTKGHWAEADIRNAYSNGIVDGLDASHFKPNDPLTREQLSALLKRALQISDSSTNSPFTDVPKASWSYSAIISLYANGLIDGLTPTTFGPTKTSTRAQMAAMMARLAPRIDEKVAAP from the coding sequence ATGAGACGCCTTATCCTGATTTCACTCTTACTGCTATTTATAGTAGAAACCGTCAGCAGTTCAGAAACTAAAAAAATCAATATCTCCTATTTATATTTCGGATCGCCAAGCTCGTATCTCAATCAAATCGACTTAACGAAAAATACACTGACAGCGGTATCGCCTAACTATCTGGACATTGTGGCTAACGGAGAACTTGAAATTACATGGAAGCTCGATACTTCTTTTATTTCTGAAATGCATAGAAGAGGTATTAAAGTTGTTCCCTTCCTCTCTAATCACTGGGACAAACCGAATGGAATTGCCGCCGTGGATCAAAATGCTGAAAAAATCACAACAGACATCGCGGCTGCTGTGAGTAAGTATGGATTTGACGGAATCAACGTCGATATTGAAGGTGTCGGAGACGCTTATCGCGCTAAATTTACGACCTTCGTTCAGAAAATACGAGCCAAAATACCAGCAGGCAAAGAAGTTTCCGTTGCCGTCGCCGCGAACCCGCAGGGTTGGACGACAGGCTGGCAAGGCTTCTATGATTATAACGAACTTGCAAAAACTTCGAATTATTTGATGGTCATGTCTTATGACGAATCATACGACGGGGGTCCCTCAGGTCCTGTAGCTTCCATCGATTTCTTCGAGAAGTCACTAACATATACCATAAATCAAGGTGTTCCAAAAAGTAAAATCGTCATGGGAGTTCCGTTTTACGGACGAATATGGAAATTGGATGGCCCAACTTTAAACGGGGACAACGTACAGGGGCTTGGCGTTTCAAATAATAAAGTCGCTGGCATCTTACAGAAATTCGGCGCTTCCGAATCTTACGATAAGGTCAAACAGTCGCCATACTGCAATATCACGATTCCTGCTGGACAGAGCACTTTTGTAGCGAGCACCGAGTTAACTGCAGGAAACTATATGCTGTGGTATGAGAATGAAACTTCCATTAAACAAAAAATTCTTGTCTCCAACCAATATGGCGTCGCAGGCAATGGCTCTTGGAGCTTGTATCAGGAAACGCCTGCTACATGGGATTACTTCGCAAGGTGGCAAAATGGCACCTATTTTGCCGACGTTTCACGTACATATTGGGCTTTAGACCCTATCATGTTTGTTTCCAGCAAAAATTGGATGACTGGCAATTCGACCACCTTTTCACCCGAACAAAACCTATCACGCGCTCAAGCTGCTACGATATTGGTTCGTGCCTTGGAGCTTACTCCGAAAGGATCAACAAATCCTTTCATTGACACGAAAGGCCACTGGGCTGAAGCTGATATTCGCAACGCGTATAGCAATGGGATCGTTGACGGCTTGGATGCCTCTCATTTCAAACCTAACGATCCATTGACGCGTGAACAGCTAAGCGCCCTGCTTAAACGTGCGCTTCAGATTTCAGATTCAAGTACGAACTCACCATTTACCGACGTTCCCAAAGCAAGCTGGTCGTACAGTGCGATCATTTCGCTGTATGCTAACGGTTTAATCGATGGTCTCACACCTACAACGTTTGGACCGACGAAGACCTCAACGCGCGCTCAAATGGCTGCTATGATGGCGAGACTTGCGCCGCGAATTGATGAAAAAGTTGCTGCTCCATGA
- a CDS encoding sugar phosphate isomerase/epimerase family protein yields MLRGLTRAGLGQIESDVQFIELAAKYGFQAVDLDALSLVEAHTLDGARVLLERNGLVIGSIGLPVEWRTTEEAFRAGLPKLAQAAEAAAALGCTSCCTYVLPSTDLGAAHFMALATRRLRTCAQILGAYGIRLGLEFVGPHHLRTRWKHPFIWTLDETLDWIDAIGEPGVGLLFDAYHWYTTGGTIADIEKLRPDQIVHVHINDAPDVPVADVLDNGRLYPGEGVIDLAGFLQSLQRIGYAGVVAQEILTATPPTDSPESLAERSKAGFDKVYAAAGMK; encoded by the coding sequence ATGCTAAGAGGATTAACAAGAGCAGGTTTAGGTCAGATCGAGAGCGACGTGCAATTCATAGAGTTAGCGGCAAAATATGGCTTCCAAGCGGTTGATCTCGACGCTTTGAGCCTTGTGGAAGCGCACACCCTTGATGGTGCGCGAGTATTATTAGAGCGTAATGGACTCGTCATCGGGTCCATTGGATTGCCCGTGGAATGGCGGACCACGGAGGAAGCGTTTCGCGCGGGCCTGCCGAAGCTGGCGCAGGCCGCAGAAGCGGCTGCAGCGCTCGGTTGCACGAGCTGCTGCACGTATGTGCTGCCCTCGACGGACCTCGGGGCAGCGCACTTCATGGCGCTCGCGACGCGCAGATTGCGCACGTGCGCCCAAATCCTAGGCGCCTACGGCATCCGCCTAGGATTGGAGTTCGTCGGTCCGCATCATTTGCGGACCCGGTGGAAGCATCCGTTCATCTGGACACTGGATGAAACGCTGGATTGGATCGATGCCATCGGCGAGCCGGGCGTGGGCTTGCTATTCGACGCGTACCATTGGTACACGACGGGCGGGACGATCGCGGATATCGAGAAGCTTCGCCCCGATCAAATCGTGCACGTGCACATCAATGACGCACCGGACGTGCCGGTCGCAGATGTGCTCGACAACGGACGCCTGTACCCAGGGGAAGGCGTCATTGATCTGGCAGGCTTCCTGCAAAGCCTGCAGCGGATTGGCTACGCCGGCGTCGTGGCGCAGGAAATTTTGACCGCAACGCCGCCGACGGATTCACCGGAGAGCTTGGCGGAGCGCTCCAAAGCGGGCTTCGATAAGGTCTACGCCGCGGCGGGTATGAAGTAG
- a CDS encoding Gfo/Idh/MocA family protein, giving the protein MGSVNKIRIGIIGAGNIGGVHIREFSKLGSQCEITAITDAFLPLAEAKAQEHGIAHVLATPEELIHHTNVDAVIIGVPNQYHAALAVQAIDAGKHVLIEKPMGINAAAAKLIYEASQKSNAIVMIGHQMRWESVPMQIKEQIDAGELGKIYTAKTGWFRRKGIPGWGTWFTKMDESGGGPLIDIGVHMLDLALYLMGNPKPVSVVGATYAEFGPRRKGIGTWGKPNWDGYYDVEDLATALIRMEDGSTLTLEVSWAVHMDTDNTPFVHLMGSDGGASYKGAKGKLLTEKFNRAIETELTKPDNDEGERQRLSAHFLACIREGKQPITSALSGYTNNLILDAIYESSRTGSEVKLNWD; this is encoded by the coding sequence GTGGGAAGCGTTAACAAAATTAGAATTGGCATTATTGGAGCAGGAAATATTGGCGGTGTCCATATTCGGGAGTTTTCGAAGCTGGGCAGTCAATGTGAGATTACAGCGATTACAGATGCGTTTCTGCCACTAGCTGAAGCGAAGGCACAGGAGCATGGCATTGCTCACGTGTTAGCCACCCCAGAGGAGCTCATTCATCATACGAATGTGGATGCTGTCATTATTGGTGTTCCGAATCAATATCATGCTGCGCTTGCCGTACAGGCGATTGATGCGGGCAAACATGTGCTAATCGAGAAACCGATGGGCATCAATGCCGCAGCGGCAAAACTAATTTATGAAGCGAGCCAGAAGTCGAACGCGATCGTCATGATCGGGCATCAAATGCGCTGGGAATCCGTGCCGATGCAGATTAAGGAGCAGATCGATGCAGGTGAACTGGGCAAAATCTATACGGCCAAAACAGGCTGGTTCCGCCGCAAAGGTATCCCAGGCTGGGGAACATGGTTTACCAAAATGGACGAGTCCGGCGGCGGCCCGCTGATTGACATCGGTGTGCATATGCTGGATCTGGCCCTGTACCTGATGGGAAATCCGAAACCAGTTTCGGTCGTTGGCGCAACGTACGCGGAGTTCGGACCACGTCGCAAAGGGATCGGCACCTGGGGGAAACCGAATTGGGATGGTTACTACGATGTAGAAGATTTGGCTACCGCGCTGATTCGGATGGAAGATGGCAGCACGTTAACGCTTGAAGTGAGCTGGGCTGTGCATATGGATACGGATAATACGCCGTTCGTGCACCTCATGGGCTCGGATGGCGGGGCTAGCTATAAGGGAGCCAAGGGTAAATTATTAACAGAGAAGTTCAATCGTGCAATCGAGACGGAGCTGACCAAACCGGACAACGACGAGGGCGAACGCCAGCGGCTCAGCGCACATTTCTTGGCGTGCATCCGTGAAGGCAAACAGCCGATCACATCGGCGCTGTCTGGCTATACGAACAATTTGATCTTGGACGCGATCTATGAGTCCTCACGGACAGGCAGTGAAGTGAAGCTGAACTGGGATTAG
- a CDS encoding HAD family hydrolase, which translates to MAMKAVLFDLDGTLLDRDTSLAAFVRDQYDRYAQFHQVDKGTFVQRFIDLDEHGYVWKDKVYQQLLMEYAIEGIGWNELLDDYLVGFQKHCVGYPHLVSMLTEVKKHGLKTALISNGYGQFQYDNAIFLRGASRLDVGANEAIFVGDHPENDIRASQAVGMKAVWKRNKLHESLDYADIIIDQLDELLPYVKSL; encoded by the coding sequence ATGGCAATGAAAGCTGTGCTATTTGATTTAGATGGAACTTTGCTGGACCGAGATACCTCGCTCGCAGCATTCGTGCGCGATCAATATGACCGATATGCCCAATTTCATCAGGTGGATAAGGGGACTTTTGTACAGCGATTTATCGATCTGGATGAGCATGGTTATGTGTGGAAAGATAAGGTGTACCAGCAACTACTGATGGAGTATGCGATCGAGGGCATTGGTTGGAACGAGCTGCTTGATGATTATCTGGTAGGTTTTCAAAAGCATTGCGTCGGCTATCCCCATCTCGTGAGCATGTTGACTGAGGTTAAGAAACATGGACTGAAGACCGCACTTATATCAAATGGATATGGACAATTTCAATATGATAATGCGATCTTTCTGAGAGGAGCTTCACGGTTAGATGTAGGAGCGAATGAGGCTATATTTGTAGGGGATCATCCTGAAAATGATATTAGAGCCAGTCAAGCAGTCGGTATGAAAGCGGTATGGAAGCGGAATAAGCTACACGAGAGCCTTGACTACGCGGATATCATAATTGACCAATTAGACGAGCTACTTCCATACGTCAAAAGTTTATGA
- a CDS encoding VOC family protein produces MITHFAHLQLQTVSIQGIKHFYHELLRFPISYESEQEIHVQSTAHCTISFIETAEPIAPAHFAFEVPYSVFDEVVNWVEQKPILLLHWDDGRVIDQFKTGKNVYFRDVDGNLLEIIAHPYIPKDILTASGPLHILYLREVGFPVESVINFRENLVELLDFKLDKVSDLFTFAIGGTAHAVIPSTRRKWIPIAMVALPPAMHVTFGSSDVTFIDEVERRLQQKGISYQRKAKGDLHFKIDGYHLSVCLTTFPKEALGRLGLPFSIV; encoded by the coding sequence ATGATCACACATTTTGCTCATCTACAGCTACAAACGGTTTCCATTCAAGGTATTAAACATTTTTATCATGAACTGCTGCGCTTCCCCATTAGCTATGAGTCGGAACAAGAGATACATGTCCAGTCCACTGCGCATTGCACCATCTCTTTTATCGAGACCGCTGAGCCAATCGCTCCCGCGCATTTCGCTTTCGAAGTGCCTTACTCGGTCTTTGATGAGGTTGTAAATTGGGTGGAGCAGAAGCCTATTTTGCTTCTTCACTGGGATGATGGCAGGGTGATCGATCAGTTCAAAACGGGGAAAAATGTGTACTTCCGCGACGTTGACGGAAACTTACTGGAGATCATCGCGCATCCCTATATCCCAAAAGACATTCTCACTGCGAGTGGTCCGCTGCATATCCTTTATTTGCGAGAAGTCGGCTTCCCAGTTGAAAGCGTGATCAATTTCAGAGAAAATCTTGTTGAACTTCTAGACTTCAAACTCGACAAGGTGTCCGATCTCTTCACGTTTGCCATAGGTGGAACTGCTCATGCAGTTATCCCTTCTACGCGTAGGAAATGGATTCCGATTGCGATGGTTGCCTTACCGCCAGCGATGCACGTTACATTCGGCTCGTCTGATGTGACATTCATAGATGAAGTGGAGAGGCGCTTGCAACAGAAAGGGATCTCATACCAGCGTAAAGCGAAGGGGGATCTTCATTTTAAAATAGATGGATATCACTTAAGTGTATGTCTCACAACTTTTCCGAAAGAGGCGCTAGGCCGATTAGGATTGCCTTTTTCGATCGTGTAA
- a CDS encoding Dabb family protein: protein MIEHLVIFKFNSAITPAKQNNLLEQLLAFRGRIPGIVDLSAGINVTEETENVHGYTLGLRVTFEDQAALRAYGPHPVHQAFVQSLDGMLDNVVVVDYPKV, encoded by the coding sequence ATGATCGAACATCTCGTTATCTTCAAATTCAATAGCGCCATCACGCCCGCTAAGCAAAACAACCTGCTCGAGCAACTGCTCGCATTTCGCGGTAGAATTCCTGGCATTGTTGATCTCAGTGCGGGGATTAATGTGACGGAGGAAACGGAGAACGTACACGGATATACGTTGGGATTGCGGGTTACGTTCGAGGATCAGGCCGCTTTGCGAGCCTACGGACCTCATCCTGTGCATCAGGCTTTCGTGCAATCGTTAGACGGCATGTTGGACAATGTGGTGGTTGTTGATTATCCCAAGGTATAG
- a CDS encoding AraC family transcriptional regulator — MTYFPAYLKTYPNMHSPFPFHLSRNTLANGYRAHRHDFLEFSYVVEGHGTETINDIKHVMAPGTFTFVLPYQVHEIFTDPGQKLVLYNGMFSMDLLMEPGNDQGLSDLFNDTNEWPPYVQFDGTDHQQMIALIEDMYGEYQGDERHRQTLLKAKLKEILIRFDRRRFQHGAQDAATLDAAKTSSKASHSVWPIIHYIHRNYQEDLALSDLASRFSMSVSRISEVIKMTTGQTFVHFLHDLRLRHACSLLVSTDMSVMEIALESGFGSYKTFSRIFRESKGIVPKDYRKVK, encoded by the coding sequence ATGACGTATTTTCCAGCTTATTTGAAAACGTATCCCAATATGCACTCCCCCTTCCCTTTTCACCTTAGTCGAAACACACTCGCGAACGGCTATCGAGCACACCGTCACGATTTTTTGGAGTTCTCTTATGTCGTGGAGGGGCATGGCACTGAGACAATTAATGATATTAAACATGTCATGGCGCCAGGGACTTTCACCTTCGTGCTGCCGTATCAAGTGCATGAAATTTTTACGGATCCAGGTCAAAAACTCGTGCTTTATAACGGCATGTTCAGTATGGATTTGCTCATGGAGCCTGGGAATGATCAGGGGTTGTCCGATTTATTTAACGACACGAATGAATGGCCTCCCTATGTGCAATTCGATGGGACGGATCATCAGCAGATGATTGCTCTTATTGAAGATATGTATGGCGAGTATCAGGGGGATGAGCGTCACAGACAGACCCTGCTGAAGGCCAAATTGAAGGAGATTCTGATCCGATTTGATCGGCGGCGATTCCAACACGGCGCTCAAGATGCGGCCACGCTGGATGCGGCCAAAACTTCATCGAAAGCCAGCCACTCGGTGTGGCCGATCATTCATTATATCCACCGAAATTACCAGGAGGACCTAGCGCTATCCGATCTAGCTTCGCGCTTCTCGATGAGCGTATCCCGCATCAGCGAGGTCATTAAGATGACGACAGGGCAAACCTTCGTGCATTTCTTGCACGATCTGCGGTTGCGCCACGCCTGCTCCTTGCTCGTATCCACCGACATGAGTGTCATGGAGATCGCACTGGAGTCTGGGTTTGGTTCGTACAAGACGTTCTCGCGAATTTTCCGAGAGAGTAAGGGTATCGTGCCGAAGGATTATCGCAAAGTGAAATGA